A window of the Plasmodium vinckei vinckei genome assembly, chromosome: PVVCY_08 genome harbors these coding sequences:
- a CDS encoding protein kinase, putative, whose protein sequence is MDELGENCTEKEKNNKLYFYYENKLNLYNDNLFENIINNTNEDFDFNDKNSRKVMTNISLTQSSNDLFNLRLLEGEKNDTVYKMNNNNSNSSNNNIYSKENTDGDQTSSQNNADNLSKNNNSNNNNNEYMFSYLNVYLNKKIKNKPGENNTSSINPSNNNSNTVAESNNIMNDKNTSKIMRTNINGVSNFGNTNPEENNTVNESNTLVSGIYKVNSYPKEKTNNNNTNNNNNNVNTFLNAHTVPSTCDSSANFSNNKIYPFDDIEKNHEITENDINNNEQTTNCLNNDTYFTNEINLNKMENIKSSDNNLCNFINCSNDTKKNVIINPDFQGKINSITSDRKNGDKILFQDENKIYKNFRFPQSTNVDGKNVTKQNQNINSQDSENNVSILKKNNINDNPTKFVNNEHTSDNNFTNNTDKKIQNNNNSSYSASPGNKTPSLTQKDKLQRIEDKENYKSFLNVINKRMENFARAKNMTNSENAFKKSDCSEKDENISTRHEEIDKEKIENPKKHTINEINNYTLNESKKTSRNSSIENDNGKNINIDDTKMVYDQHKLNNNQSENSSMKSLERYTQMYSYSEGVETNISTNNNSTSNMEALNNTYIFSPPTSSSYNNSQFKRMNDSNRSNNNTCNNIMSNINYKDNMFSNNLNMIEEGIKREQPLGNKNQLNMAHPNSIPNNYTTCGDTNMGNENNSNMRNENGSNIHINNIGQKNNSNKKIIYKDEFNINKGNLIDNINHGPIFNSPDNYTSGENCYNNSKEYFMNENINNAMFNGDYLMTHSGKKDPLDIEDGIRDENNFVSSDDFFNNPHGGETRLKDSQPFGNKIYPIMSNTGRYNNTPTSKENIIGVHNNDNLFCLNSNKQCNQIKTYNNNNSATMETTDSYNNILSVGSKYNFLNVVSKRQNNNNDTNINSTLGTLNDCVKDGKGNRSNSGNCSFGDRYYSQQNYDNNKSALKNVKHCDKSVLKSVDKNMQHKNSHHKSFHKKFHDDLSHSDHYNLVNSISSPNIFSNVVSTNYFGTQIGDLKKEKVSDTPNEYNKISNNLISTPEEMPIYTQSDRIINEFAIDNNSNIDKNSNSNEQTVKKKTKKKYMFNPHGGENNCSIRGNSNKCNKSVASNSIDGASLKSADSGRSICSKLEGGTATMSSRNDYNNIMDDKLNGHMVGPFTTHNNMLSNMSEDHGGGCSTTCNSDIGNSIHIFNNSNTIDKNSNSNKNHYITNMYYEQNFKSEGDSTYPKCNKDRNPIFCNTRENNNLIKKNIKSNVKAYFLLDKKEENINVTQNNRSNIMHIENNDTSRTTIKKETPFNEFASSNTHKYNDIHNKNSEFISSDNRHRINNNVKQVNLPIDDNSTTPDFSNISHINNPDCGQDGLQYSSTMFIPSNNTSNNNANENNNHCINPNRVGVNTVDEANYSSWKKVGGIGNVKGMEMNKYPYKNPILIDNSNNNNKNNNQINYMSILHDPVKYSPNNKQDVFINKYMDIKIKNMDDNMNIDYTNERFIINNNANLKNTPCNNNVSNLVMNPNYLLQGNGNMMFKNMPLGAHEYNMEMTGKPDFPVSVSPMNTNISNTIKENKNVISNKNPGAVKNVGANKPVHNFNFNLIEGNTIDNNNSKVNNLMTYKRNNGANNLLENNEKLNIKINCPNEESNNSESHINNKNKIYTEANLKGIGINSNSNINRNTVANYKVNNILINDKLKNILLSKNFNNFLIGDENKIGIRNTINNTTHNGVENEACTSSSTLGGLKNSNVLPGNNIPKLKEPYNYYPHLKNHIPPNNNVVNKKINEIPENNKLQDMNGIYSNYIEQGSAVMNTKENASINTSKEYNNKHVADISKSIGSPANANYSLNYIESVYNIYPSSLLNAKNKIRRNGKPGGNNFNENVVNISSQQRQISQIENENKYYNNINTQEGNNKKIVNLNFQDMLIYKQNNLNIDEINKEKYYPIFNNYVNSGGIPSMNNKNIPRQCTNSKISNTPINDINNNRNIVSKSTNSYQTPEDPNKPRIKEDDLFSSLNMPSKPSCNDPHICHQGNFQDKRTIVCGDNRMAKEKKITLLGTRNKNSVQVTCVSGVIGSIENNNVPPIYSNLANSNLANSNLANSNLANSNLANSSSYFQNRGPETATKNTISYKPPQNNNNDMNSQAIMGLKNENKLINNGKGLISSSNHNKRIDQTDDKKIENICNNKNEGITIHDINKNKIYDIFLCNKKNYISNNNNNLYTNLNNNNNNNMRSTIQNAEYFYSKMIQNNNLARYNEELIKTIDRNDDVNPVDPNVISPPPASVSNTSPNLVKKEIETYNNNCISEKDLSYYKNVNYKNMDIDNYVLYHQQEKDITEKYLKNRNYISSDNNIKIESIQKQPNDHNSHILRNINMNANIANNNLIINKGVIKNIGNIPDKSVNYYNENRYYYMNELQQHSIIGNKYGPNNNENNSNLGGGTVLNTIGNNNKKEDYDENVFRISKSQFISLEKDIKYLQSLTLHNINSKDLYFEAYEEKEIFPYDHNGIETNPNYYFNNGENNNDYIFINDHGMNDSKMFNNTSVNDISNNGPGGCIKKEMKKTKVYTNKLNTSLKYSVIEEGSFGVVYKGWYKNMHVAVKVPVEKMVKQDPYGLTKRSINEWKILSKCEHPNIIKLYGGIIHSYFDIWLVTKLINGSDLHTIKNNMNKEERVLSTDISLKMCRQLAAVINFLHTPIKNKKNVIIHRDIKPENLIIDSDWNIHLCDFGDSEETEDGNVSNVSGATWIYAPPELLTCHPLKQSSDYNFLDYAQLSYKWDIWSMGCVFQEMMNLPSPFQHYIISFDESDQIYEKLVDVFTKKLPPCIHSKIDNSPFADIIKLCLNYDPNLRPTAKEIVDLLNQPNEYLLLKRR, encoded by the coding sequence ATGGATGAATTAGGGGAAAATTGTactgaaaaagaaaaaaataataaattatacttttattatgaaaataaattaaatttatataatgataatttgtttgaaaatataattaacaaTACAAACGAAGATTTTGattttaatgataaaaattcgAGAAAGGTAATGACTAATATAAGTTTAACACAAAGCAGTAATGATTTATTCAACCTTCGCTTATTAGAAGgcgaaaaaaatgatacagtatataaaatgaacAATAACAACAGTAAtagtagtaataataatatatactcaAAAGAAAACACGGACGGCGATCAAACAAGCTCACAAAACAACGCCGATAATTTAtcgaaaaataataatagtaataataataataatgaatacaTGTTTAGCTACCTAAATgtgtatttaaataaaaaaataaaaaacaaaccaGGTGAAAATAACACTAGTAGCATAAACCcaagtaataataacagCAACACAGTTGCTGAGTCTAACAATATAATGAACGATAAAAATACTTCCAAAATAATGCGTACCAATATTAACGGTGTTAGCAATTTTGGAAATACTAATCCTGAGGAAAATAATACAGTTAACGAGTCAAATACATTAGTATCGGGGATATATAAAGTTAATTCATATCCAAAAGAGAAAaccaataataataacacgaataataataataataatgttaatacatttttaaatgcaCACACTGTTCCCAGTACTTGTGATAGTAGTGCTAATTTCAGTaacaacaaaatatatccGTTTGATGATATAGAGAAAAATCATGAAATAACggaaaatgatataaataataatgaacaGACTACAAACTGCCTTAATAATGatacatattttactaatgaaattaatttaaataaaatggaaaatataaaaagtagTGATAATAATCTTtgcaattttataaattgttcaaatgatacaaaaaaaaatgtaataataaatcctGATTTTCagggaaaaataaattcaatTACTAGTGATAGAAAAAATggtgataaaatattatttcaagatgaaaataaaatatataaaaattttcgTTTTCCTCAATCTACTAACGTAGatggaaaaaatgtaaCAAAACAAAATCAAAACATTAATTCACAAGATagtgaaaataatgtttcaatacttaaaaaaaataacataaatGACAACCCAACAAAGTTTGTAAATAATGAACATACCAGTGATAATAACTTTACCAATAATacagataaaaaaatacaaaataataataatagttcTTATTCTGCAAGCCCAGGTAATAAGACCCCCTCTTTAACACAAAAAGATAAACTCCAAAGAATAGAAGATaaggaaaattataaaagttttctcaatgttataaataaaagaatgGAAAATTTTGCTAGAGCTAAAAATATGACTAATTCAGAAAATGCATTCAAAAAATCCGACTGTTCggaaaaagatgaaaatatttcaacTCGCCATGAAGAAAttgataaagaaaaaatagaaaatccAAAAAAGCATActattaatgaaataaataattacacattaaatgaaagtaaaaaaacTAGCCGTAATAGTAGtattgaaaatgataatggaaaaaatataaatatagatgaTACTAAAATGGTTTATGATCaacataaattaaataataatcaatCAGAAAATTCTTCTATGAAATCGTTAGAAAGATATACACAAATGTATTCCTATTCAGAAGGTGttgaaacaaatatatccactaataataattccaCTTCAAATATGGAGgcattaaataatacatatattttttcacctCCCACGTCAAGCAGTTATAACAACAGTCAATTTAAAAGAATGAATGACAGCAATcgaagtaataataatacatgtaataatataatgtcaaatattaattataaagataatatgtttagtaataatttaaatatgattGAAGAGGGAATAAAAAGAGAGCAACCAttaggaaataaaaatcaacTCAATATGGCTCACCCCAATAGTATACCCAATAATTATACAACTTGTGGTGATACCAATATGGGTAATGAAAACAATAGTAATATGAGAAACGAAAATGGAagtaatatacatattaacaatattggtcaaaaaaataattcaaataaaaaaattatatataaagatgaatttaatataaataaaggtAATCttattgataatataaatcatgggcctatttttaatagtCCTGATAATTATACAAGTGGAGAAAATTGCTACAACAATAGCAaggaatattttatgaatgaaaatattaacaatgCAATGTTTAATGGTGATTATTTAATGACTCATTCAGGTAAAAAAGATCCTCTTGATATTGAAGATGGAATAAgagatgaaaataattttgtaagttccgatgatttttttaataatccTCATGGTGGAGAAACTCGATTAAAAGATTCTCAACCATTTggcaataaaatatatccaATTATGAGCAATACAGGTcgatataataatacaccAACTtctaaagaaaatattattggagtccataataatgataatttattttgccTGAACAGCAATAAACAATgtaatcaaataaaaacttataataataataatagtgcAACTATGGAAACAACtgattcatataataatattttatctgTTGGttctaaatataattttttaaatgtagTGTCTAAAcgtcaaaataataataacgacacaaatataaattcaaCATTAGGAACACTTAATGATTGTGTTAAGGATGGGAAAGGCAATCGAAGTAATAGTGGGAACTGCTCATTTGGCGATCGATATTATTCACAACAAAATTATGACAATAATAAGAGtgcattaaaaaatgttaaacaTTGCGATAAAAGTGTTTTAAAAAGTGtcgataaaaatatgcaacACAAAAATTCACATCATAAAagttttcataaaaaatttcatGACGATCTATCACATTCCGATCATTACAATTTAGTTAATTCCATTTCAAGTCCAAACATTTTTAGTAATGTAGTAAGTACAAATTATTTCGGAACCCAAATTGGAgacttaaaaaaagaaaaagttaGTGATACAccaaatgaatataataaaatttctaataatttaatttctACTCCTGAAGAAATGCCTATATATACTCAAAGCGATcgaataataaatgaatttgCTATAGACAATAATAGCAATATCgataaaaattcaaattcAAATGAACAAactgttaaaaaaaaaacaaaaaagaaatacatGTTTAATCCTCATGGGGGAGAAAATAATTGTAGTATCCGAggaaatagtaataaatgtaataaaagCGTTGCAAGTAATAGTATTGATGGAGCTAGTTTGAAAAGTGCTGATAGTGGTAGAAGCATTTGTAGTAAACTAGAAGGTGGAACTGCCACTATGTCTTCAAGGaatgattataataatataatggatgataaattaaatggACATATGGTCGGCCCATTTACTacacataataatatgttaaGTAATATGTCTGAGGATCACGGTGGTGGATGTTCTACTACATGTAATAGTGATATTGGCAATtcaatacatatatttaataatagtaatactatagataaaaattctaacagtaataaaaatcacTACATtacaaatatgtattatgaACAGAATTTTAAATCAGAAGGAGATAGTACATATCCAAAATGTAACAAAGATAGAAATcctatattttgtaatactagagaaaataataatttaataaaaaaaaatattaaaagtaATGTTAAAgcatattttcttttagataaaaaagaagaaaatataaatgtaacacaaaataatagatcgaatataatgcatattgaaaataatgatacaTCTAGAActactataaaaaaagaaacacCCTTTAATGAATTTGCTTCTTCAAATACTcacaaatataatgatatccataataaaaattcagaatttatttcatctgACAATAGACatagaataaataataatgttaaaCAAGTTAATCTACCAATTGATGATAATTCTACTACTCCAGATTTTTCAAACATCTCTCATATTAATAATCCTGACTGTGGACAAGATGGTCTGCAATACTCATCCACCATGTTTATACCAAGTAACAATACatctaataataatgcaaacgaaaataataatcattGCATAAACCCTAATAGAGTAGGGGTCAATACAGTTGATGAGGCAAACTATTCGAGCTGGAAGAAGGTCGGTGGAATTGGAAATGTTAAGGGAATGGAAATGAATAAGTATCCATATAAAAATCCGATACTTATagataatagtaataataataataaaaataataatcaaataaattatatgagcATATTACATGACCCAGTTAAATATTcaccaaataataaacaagatgtatttataaataaatatatggatataaaaattaaaaatatggatgACAATATGAATATTGATTATACAAACGAAcgatttattattaataataatgctaacttaaaaaatacaccatgtaataataatgtatcTAATTTAGTTATGAATCCAAATTATTTACTTCAAGGGAATGGAAATATgatgtttaaaaatatgcctCTTGGGGCacatgaatataatatggAAATGACAGGAAAGCCAGATTTTCCTGTTTCAGTTTCACCAATGAATACTAACATTTCTAATactataaaagaaaataaaaatgttatatcaaataaaaatcctGGTGCAGTCAAAAATGTCGGAGCAAATAAACCGGTGCATaactttaattttaatctAATAGAAGGAAATACTATTGATAACAACAATTCTaaagtaaataatttaatgaCATATAAACGAAATAATGGAgctaataatttattagaaaataatgaaaaactaaatatcaaaataaattgtCCTAATGAAGAATCAAATAATTCTGAATcacatattaataataaaaataaaatatatacagaAGCAAATCTTAAAGGGATAGGCATAAATAGTAATAGTAATATTAATCGCAATACAGTGGCAAATTATAAagttaataatattcttattaatgataaattaaagaatatattattaagtaaaaattttaacaaTTTCTTAATTggtgatgaaaataaaattggaaTTAGAAATACTATTAATAATACTACTCATAATGGCGTCGAAAATGAAGCTTGTACATCGAGTTCTACTCTTGGAGGCTTAAAAAATTCGAATGTATTGCctggaaataatataccaAAGTTAAAGGAaccatataattattatcctcatttaaaaaatcatattcctcctaataataatgtagtaaataaaaaaataaatgaaattcCAGAGAATAATAAACTACAAGATATGAATGGAATATATAGTAACTATATTGAACAAGGAAGTGCAGTCATGAATACAAAAGAAAATGCATCTATAAATACTAgtaaagaatataataataagcaTGTAGCAGATATAAGTAAATCTATAGGTTCACCGGCAAATGCTAATTATAGTCTAAATTATATTGAATcagtatataatatatatcctTCATCACTTttaaatgcaaaaaataaaataagaagAAATGGAAAACCAGGTGGTAATAACTTTAACGAGAATGttgttaatatatcttCACAACAACGACAAATTTCGcaaatagaaaatgaaaataaatattataataatataaatacacaagaaggaaataataaaaaaatagttaatCTTAATTTTCAAGATatgcttatatataaacaaaataatttaaatatagatgaaataaataaagaaaaatattatccaatttttaataattatgtaaattCAGGTGGAATACCATctatgaataataaaaatattcctAGACAATGTAcaaatagtaaaatatCAAATACACCtattaatgatataaataataatagaaatataGTTAGCAAATCAACTAATAGTTATCAAACTCCTGAAGATCCAAATAAACCAAGAATTAAAGAAgatgatttattttcatcactTAATATGCCATCTAAACCTTCATGTAATGATCCTCATATTTGCCATCAAGGAAATTTTCAAGACAAAAGAACAATAGTTTGTGGTGATAATAGAATggcaaaagaaaaaaaaataactttaCTTGGGactagaaataaaaattccgTTCAAGTTACATGTGTTAGTGGTGTTATAGGAtctatagaaaataataatgtgcCACCCATTTATTCAAACTTGGCAAATTCAAACTTGGCAAATTCAAACTTGGCAAATTCAAACTTAGCAAATTCAAATTTGGCAAATTCGAGTTcttattttcaaaacaGAGGGCCAGAAACTGCTactaaaaatacaatttcTTATAAGCCACcccaaaataataataacgaCATGAACAGTCAGGCAATTATgggattaaaaaatgaaaataaattaattaataatggaAAAGGATTAATTAGTTCAAGTAatcataataaaagaatagATCAAActgatgataaaaaaatcgaaaatatttgtaataataaaaatgaaggaATAACAATacatgatataaataaaaataaaatttacgatatatttttatgtaataaaaaaaattatatttcaaataataataataatttatataccaatttaaataataacaataataataacatgaGAAGTACTATTCAAAATGcagaatatttttattctaaaatgatacaaaataataatttggctagatataatgaagaattaataaaaactaTTGATAGAAATGATGATGTAAATCCAGTTGATCCGAATGTTATATCCCCTCCTCCAGCTTCTGTATCTAATACTTCACCAAACttagtaaaaaaagaaatagaaacatataataataattgtataAGTGAAAAAGATTTAAGCTATtacaaaaatgttaattataaaaatatggatatagataattatgttttatatcACCAACAAGAAAAAGATATCactgaaaaatatttaaaaaatagaaattaCATATCTAgcgataataatataaaaatagaatcCATTCAAAAACAACCTAATGATCATAATTCACATATCCTTCGTAATATCAATATGAATGCAAATAttgcaaataataatcttataataaataaaggggttataaaaaatataggaaATATTCCAGATAAATCagtaaattattataatgaaaatcGATACTATTATATGAATGAACTTCAACAACATTCAATAATTGGCAATAAATATGGACCAaacaataatgaaaataattcaaactTAGGAGGTGGAACTGTTCTAAATACAattggaaataataataaaaaagaagattatgatgaaaatgtttTCCGTATATCTAAAAGCCAATTTATTAGTCTAGAAAAAGATatcaaatatttacaatCATTAACAttacataatattaattcaaAAGATTTATATTTCGAAGCATATGAAGAGAAAGAAATATTTCCGTATGACCATAACGGAATTGAAACTAAcccaaattattattttaataatggagaaaataataatgattatatttttataaatgatCATGGAATGAATGATTCTAAAATGTTTAATAATACATCTGTTAATGATATTTCTAATAATGGACCTGGAggatgtataaaaaaagaaatgaaaaaaacaaaagtctatacaaataaattaaatacctctttaaaatattctgTCATAGAAGAAGGATCATTTGGTGTTGTATATAAAGGAtggtataaaaatatgcatgtaGCAGTAAAAGTTCCAGTTGAAAAAATGGTTAAACAAGATCCTTATGGATTAACTAAAAGATCAATTAATGaatggaaaatattatcaaaatgtGAACATCccaatattataaaattatatggtGGTATTATTCATAGCTATTTTGATATTTGGCTAgttacaaaattaattaatggTTCCGATTTacatacaataaaaaataatatgaataaagaAGAAAGAGTACTAAGTACCGATATATCACTAAAAATGTGTAGACAGCTAGCTGCtgttattaattttttacatacaccaattaaaaataaaaaaaatgttataataCATAGAGATATAAAACcagaaaatttaattatagaTAGTGATTGgaatatacatttatgtGATTTTGGTGATTCAGAAGAAACAGAAGATGGAAATGTATCAAATGTTTCCGGAGCTACTTGGATATATGCACCTCCAGAATTATTAACATGTCATCCATTAAAACAAAGTAGtgattataattttttagatTACGCTCAACTATCATATAAATGGGATATATGGTCAATGGGTTGTGTTTTTCAAGAAATGATGAATTTACCATCACCTTTTCaacattatattatttcttttgatGAATCAGatcaaatatatgaaaaactTGTTGATGTTTTTACAAAGAAATTACCTCCATGTATCCATTCCAAAATTGACAATTCACCATTTGctgatattataaaattatgtttaaaTTATGATCCTAATCTAAGACCAACAGCTAAGGAAATCGTTGATTTACTCAACCAGCCAAATGAGTATTTGCTCCTTAAGAGGAGGTAG